Below is a genomic region from candidate division WOR-3 bacterium.
CCGCGCTGCACGAAAAAAGCGAAAATCGAAAAGCCGTTTTTGCCGGCGCCACTAAAAGTTAGAAAAACATTAAAGATTTCCAACTTTTAGTGGCGCATTATGCTCTCAACAACACCGCTAATTCCTGCTCGAATTGCAATTCCTCATCGGCACACGCTATTATCTCGGCCTTGAAACCTTCTAACTTTCTCCATGCTCCGCGAAGTCGGACTGTTTGTCTTTTTCCGCCGTGCGTGTACTCCACATCGAATATGGTTTTTATTAGTTTTTTGGCTTGAGCGTCGTCTAATTCAATTTTTAGTCTGGTCGAAAAAATTTCTTTGCACACACTAATAACTTCAGGAAGTGATTGCGTTCCCTCTAATGCGGCAAGGTGGTTTATTGCGTCTTTCGCGGCGGTTTCTATTCCGCACCACATTGCTTGCCAAAATCTTATTTGTCTGGCGAGTGTTTTTGCTTTAGAGATATTGCCAACTTCCTTAAGCAACCCTATAGCGATTTCCCTCGCTACACATGTTGCGCCACCGAGCGCTAGGCTTATGACGCTTACGATGCGTGCGGCTAATGCAAAACCGCCACCTTTGAAGCGCATCCTAAGTATCGCGCGGTCGGATATGCATTGTTTGAGCCCTTCGATGTATTCGTTTTGCTCTTTTTCTTCTATTTTTGTTTCGATTTCTTCTATTTTTTCGTCTTTTATTTTATCTTGGTTTTTTTCTGAGAAATTCCATTCAGCCAAGTCCTGCGTAGCTTCTGATAGTGCTTTTATATTTTGAGTGTAGAAAATGCTTTCTTTTTGGAATGCTGAATAATATAGTAACGTTTCATTTATTTGCCATGCGTTTTTAGCTGTGCTAAAGTGTGCGCATGTTGGTGCGATGTTTTTTAGGATTTGCGCGTCGGAAGTGCATGCGGTTGCGGCGTTTAGTTTGGCTATGAAGTCGTTTGTTACATTGCGCATGAATGCCAGGTAATCCGTTGTTTTTTCCTGGCTTTTCTGGTCGTTGCTTTTTTTATAGAGGATATCTGCGGTGATTTCTGCGTTTCCGCGTACTCTTGCGATTAGTTGTTTGAATTCGATGAGCCCGCATCCGCCGACCAGGATGTAGCGAACTCTTTCTACGTTTCTGATTGAAACGCCTTCTTTGATTACTGATGTAGCGACGACGCAGCTGTTTTTTATTTTGCCTTCGTTTATTAGTAAAGTGAAATCTTCTGTTTCTTTGGTGTCTGCGTTTAGGAATGTTGCGTTTATTTTGTTCTTTTCTAGGATTGCTTTTGTTTTCCGTAATTTTTTGGATTTGTTTTTGAGGTAGATAATGACTGTTTCGCCGTTTTTGACGGCATCCATTGCGATGGTGCAAGCTATCTCAGTAAGCGATGCTTTGCCTGTTACTTTGATGGCGTTGGCTTTTATTTTGTTTTTTGGCTGCTCAAATTCTAATATATCGAGGTTTCTTTCGTCTTCGATTTGATTTTTGCATGGTGTTGCTGTGAGCGTAATTATATTTTTGAAAAGGTTAACACATGCAACTAATTTTTCGATTGTATTTAGCATGAAGTCTGGTGCTGCTGCCGCCGCTATGTTGTGCACTTCGTCTATTACAAGAATTCTTTCTGTTATTTCGTGGTTTTGTGTTACTAAGTCTGGTAATGAATGGTATGTAGTAGATATAAAGTTGTTTCTTAGCGCGTCTGCCAGAATATTTATTCCTTTGTTACCGCCGTACCAGACTACGCCTTTTGCATCGGCGGCGGCTTGTGCTGCTAGTGCTCTTGTTGGAGCGATGAAGACGATTTTGTTATTTTTCGCAAGTTCAGCGATTGCCCATGTTTTGCCGCATCCGGTTGGGCAAATTATTGCCTTATTGGCTAAAGTTTCGATGTTTAGCATGTTTTTGGCTTTTAAAAAGTCAGCCAAAAACATGTTTTGTGGTATTTGGTATTTTGTGGTTTTATATTTTTCTGAAAGGCGCAAAAGCCATTCACCTGTGGTTTTTACTGTTTGTATTGATTTAATTTTTTGTTCGTATAGTCTCCGAAATTTAGAGGCATTAAAGTGTTCTGATTGGCTTAGTAGTTGCCAAGCTAATTTTGGCCCTGCTGTTTTTCCGAACAGTGAAATATACGCTGTTAAGTATCTAAGGTATTCTGAATATCCTTCTATTTTTTCTCCGTGTTTGTTTTCTAGCAATCTTTTGTGGGCGTTTATGTAAGATTGTGGTAGTTCTGATATTTCTTGGTATGTTGGTGGCTCGAATGTTTTGGGTGTATAATGTACTTTTTGGGTATTTTTGGAGTGTGTTGTTTGATATTCGATATCTAATGGCGCAAATTCATACAGCCAAATTTGGGCTGGTATGTAATGCACCATTGATAAAGTTTTTGAGCACGCATCTAATTTGATGCTTTTGTCAATCTCGATTTTGCATTCTCTGCATTCTTTGATAAAACTTTCTGCTGCGTATCTTGCTGTTTCAGCGTGATTTTTTTTGTCTTCGTTAGAAGTTGCTATAAAAATTTTGAAGCCGCATTTAGATGGGCTTATTGCGACGGCTAAAACATATTGAAATTTTCCGTTTTGTTTATGAAAATCTATTTTTTTTACGATTTTTTCGACTATTTCTTTTGTTTTTTTAGCGATTTCTGGATTTTCTTTATTTCCGTCCCAATCAAGTGTTACTATTCCGGTGTAGTTCTGCAATGCGTTGTCTGAGTGGCCGTAATCACATATGCCTGCTGGTATAAACCAACCGAGGGTATTTTTTAACGCAGAAATTTTTTCTTTTTTTTCTGCTTTTAGTATTGCATTCCAAATTTGTTGTATCTTTGCACTGTGTTCAGGGCTTTTGGTGATATTTTCGATTTCTTTGAAAGAAATGATTTCGTTTTTATATCTTGATGCCACTGAGCCGCGTTGATATGAAAGTTTCATTGTCTCAATCTTGTTTTTGATGAGGGGGCGTCCTAAAAAATTCCGTTCTCCTGAAGAAGCTGGCGATGTAAAATCGCCAGCGCCTTTGAAATCAAAGCCGCTGCGGGTTACGCTACCTACGCCGCCGGATATTTTGTCAGATGCTGGGAAAGAGGAATGGTATCGCATAGTGTCAAAATTATCTGATGAAGGTGTTTTAAGTAGTGCTGACTTAGGGCTTTTGACTATAGCTTGTCTTGCTTTTGAGGCCGTTCTGCAAAGTGTTGAAACATTTCGCAAGGACGGCCTTTTTTACGTTACTTTGGATAGCAAAGGTAACGTAAAGGCTAAGTTGCCTCATCCGACGTTGCAAACTTTTTTTAAAGCTGCTGATACTTACCGCCAGTCCGCTTTGCTTTTTGGATTGTCAACATTCGGCAGGGCGAGGATTGGGTTGGATATAAATTTTGAAGACGGCGACGAAGGTGATATATCAGATGTGAAAATATGAAAAAGGCATTAAAATATTTGAATGCCGTCCTGAAGGGCGATGTCGTTGTCTGTGAATGGATAAAAAAAGTAGTATTACGACATTTTTCAGATATAGAGAGAACAAAAGACCCTAAATACCCATATTTATTTTTGGAAAGCAAGGCTGAAAAAGCTATTGATTTGTTTGAGCGCCAGCGTCTTGCTTTGGGTGCTTCGTCAGGCAAGCCGTTCGTTTTAATGGATTGGCAGGCGGCTATAGTATCTTTGTTGTTCGGATGGCGTGAAAAAGAAACAGGTCTTCGTAGGTTTAAAAAGGTTTACATAAAAGTAGCTCGAGGTAATGCAAAAACCGAATTTCTTGCTGGGATTGGGAACATGATGTTCCTTTTTGAGGGTGCCCAAGACCCGCAGGTTTTTTGGGCTGCTACGAAGCGCGACCAAGCTAAAATTGGTTTTATGCGCCAAAGGCGCATGCTGGAGCTGCTAGTGAACGATTATCCGGCCCTAAAAAAGCGCGTTAAGTTCACTGCATCAAAAATACTTGAGCGAGGAGGTATGGGTTTCGTGATGGCATTAGGTAAGGACAGCAGAACGGAGGACGGTTTTTCACCCTATTGCGCCTTGATAGATGAGTTTCATGCGCATCCTTCGACTGAGATGCTTAATGTGTTAGAAAGCGGCATGGTAAAACACGCTTGCCCGCTGGTTTGCATTATTACAACGGCTGGTTTTAACCCAGACAGCCCTTGCGCGCGATTTGAAGAAATGTGCAAGCGGGTATTAGATGGGCATGTTGATATTCCTTTTTTGCTTCCTTTCATCTATGATTTAGATGCCGGCGACGATTGGAGGGATAAAAATGTGTGGATAAAAGCTAATCCGTCTTTAGGGCATACTCTTACCATTGAAGCGCTTAATGTTGAGTTTATGAAAGCATTATCTGAGGGAGTTGTAAAGCAGGAGGATTTTAAGCGCAAAAATTTAAACGTTTGGATTAGTTCTTATTCGTCTTGGCTTCCAGACGATGTTTTTTGGGCAAGCGCTAAGCCATTTGATGAAAATGAACTTATTGGTCGTGTGTGTTTCGGCGGTCTTGATTTAAGCCGTTCGCGTGATTTGACTGCTCTAGTGCTTCTATTCCCGCCTATAAATGATGAAAAGGAGTTTAAGGTGATAACCCGTTTTTGGTGTCCGCGCGAAAATGCACGATTCAGGGAAAAGAATGATGGAATACCTTATTTGCAATGGGCGGAAGAGGGGTGGATTAGATTAACTGAAGGAGATGTAATTGATACTGATTTTATTTACAATGAGATTTTTGAATTGTATAATAAGTTTAAAATTCACTCTATAGCCTTCGACCGCTGGCGTGCGATACAGATGGTTACTAAATTAAATGACGAAATAGGTCCAGTTCCGCATACTCAAACTGGTAATTTTATGGAACCTTTTAGTCAGACTACGACGCATTTTCATGTTCCAATGACAGAGCTTGAAAAGGTCGTTTTGTCTGGGCAGTTAAATCACGGCAAAAATCCTGTTTTAAGATGGATGAGCAGGAATGTGTCTTTGTATGTTGACGGTAACGGCAATATGAAGATTGATAGGAAAAAAAGTTCTGATAAAGTGGATGGTATGGTGGCATTGAGTATGGCGTTTGGTCAATATATTACGTATGCTGGATTAGCAAAAGACTATTATTCGCCGGATGTAGATGTTTTTGTGTTATGAAACTTAGTAAGTTTGTTGTTTTCTTGCGTTTGTATCTTGACGAATTAAGCTCATCTATGACAAACGTAGAGGCTTATGAACGCGCTGAAGAGAAGTTTGAGAGAATGTTTGGACGTAGGGCTTACAAGTCTAATGAGGTTTTTAAGGTCGTATTATCGCGCAATAAAAAAAGATTGAAGGAAAACAAAAATAAATTTTGAATGGTAAAAAGTTAACATTTTGATGCTTTAATTGTGATATGTAGTTGCATATTTGCCGCATGCGAATAAATGGTGTTGTCGGCAATTTGTTTTCTAAGTTGTTTGCTCGAAAAGAAGAGCGGCAACAGCCTGGCTTCCCATTTTTATTTTCTCCTTTCGCGCAAATAGCACAAACTGGTTTCAGTGTATCTCCAGAGACACTTTTGACTATACCAGCTGTTTATGCTTGCGTAAACTTAATAAGTGGCACAATCGCTTCAATGCCCCTATATTGTTACAAAAAAAATAAAGATGGCAATGTAGAGATAGCTGACAATATAGAAACGGACATCATATCAAATTCCGTCCATCCTAATTATACGCCTTTTTCTTGGCGTCGCGCCACGCTTTTCCATGTGTTAATTACTGGCAACAGCTATTCTTTAATTAATCGCGACGCAAACGGGAACTTAAAAAATCTTCAATTACTTGCACCTCATAAAGTGGTGCCTTTTTTGTATAATGGAGATGTAAAGTATGAGGTGTATATCTCAAACGATGGTATAAGTGAAAAAAGGCAAATTTTTTCGGCATACGATATTTTGCATTTTTGCGGATTAAGTGAGGATGGCATAGTTGGCAAATCTCCCATTACTGCCCTCCGTGAAAGTGCTGGTTTGTATTTGTCAAATATTCAATACACAGCATCAGTACATAAAAATGGCGGTCGGCTGCGGGGGTATTTAAAACATCCTGATAAATTGACTGCAGAGCAGGTTCAGGCTATTCGTGAAAACTTTGTCCGCGCTTACGATGGCGGTTTTCCTTTACTTGAAAATGGTGTTACTTTTGAAAAGGTCGCTTTGACGCCTGCTGACTTAGATTTTATCAATACCGCAAGATTGACAATTGAAGAAATCGCTCGCTTGTATTCTGTTCCTTTACACATGGTTGGAATAATGACGCAAGCTACTTTTTCAAATATGGAGCAGCAGAGTTTAGATTTTCTTCGCAACACGTTGCTCCCATGGATTAAAATGATTGAGGCGGAGTTAAACAAAAAACTTTTGACGCCTATTCAAAGGAGACATTTGTTTTTTAGGCATAATTTTGATGGCATATTGAGGGCTGACTACGAGACACGAATGAAGGGATACCAAATTGCTATTCAAAATGGAATAATGAGCCCAGACGAAGTCCGAGCCTTGGAAAATATGAACCCTATTCCCAATGATGCAGGTAATGTATATTTCATGCCGGTAAATACAGTTGTGCTTGGCCAACAGCCTGCTAAACCCAATGCTGTAAATCCTGAAATTGTAAATTCTGCTGAAAGTGAGCAATAGAGTAATTGAATATAGGGCATTTAGTAGTGCGTTAACCAAAAACGCCGAAGCAAAAAAAATAGGCGGATATGCGGCGTTATATTCTGTTAGAAGCAGCTATATTGGTTTTTATGAGGTTATTGAACCCGGCGCATTTGATAATGCTATTTCAAAAAGCGATATAAGATGTTTGTTTAATCATGACCCTAATTTGATTTTAGGTCGTACTGGAGCTGGTACATTGGCAGTAAGCGTTGATAACAAAGGTCTTTATTATGAGGTGGTTTTGCCTGATACTTCAGTGGGTGAAAACGTTTATAATGCAGTTAGTAGAGGCGATGTAACGCAAAGCTCTTTTGGGTTTATTGTCGGTAAAGACAGGTGGTATGAGGAAATTGTAGATGGTAAAAAAGCTATTTTGCGTTCTATAATTACTATTGAAGAATTGTTTGACGTTTCTCCAGTTACTTATCCTGCTTATCATGAGACTTCAGTTAATACGAGAGCTGCTGAAATAAATAAATTTATTATACACAGTGAAAATCATTTAGAAACAGACCGGTTACGAATACGTAAAGATTACTTAAAAAAAATACAACGCTATGTTTAAAATTTGTAATGATATAAGTAAATATTCGGATTATTGTTTTATAGCCGAAGACATAATTGCTAATTTTAAATATTAAAAGCAGTGGTTTTTTAAAAAAAATGTTAGTAATAAAAAAATAAAAGGTTATGACTGATACTGTTATTTCTCTGCGCCAGCAACGTGCTAAAATTTTAGAAGATATGCGCGAAGCTTTGAGTGCTAACAATGTCGAAGCTTTTGACGCTCTTTCTAAAAAAGAAGATGAAATTGCAAGCTTAATTCAGCGGCATGAGCATGTTGAAAGGTTGGCAAATGAACAAGCTGCTAAATGGGTTGAAGAAAATTCGCGTGGCGGAAAGAATTTGTCGCATGGAGAGCAAATGGACTTTTGGCGCGCATTAAGGACGCATTTGTTATATGGAGATAATGCTTTGACGCCAGAAATGCGTGCAGTCCTTACAGGCTCTGAAGTGCGCACCATCTCTACCACTCCCTCTACTGCCGGCGGTTATTTGATAGCGCCTGATTTTATGGCAGAGATTGTGATGCGAATGAAAGATTACACGCCGATGTTTTCTGTATGCCGCATAGTTAGCACCAATACAGGTACCGACATGCCAGTCCCAACTTTTGATGGCACTTCGCTTTTAGCTTCTATCGTAGCCGAAAGCGGCGCCATCGGGATTACTACACTGCAGTTTAACCAGGTTATTTTTAAAGCGTATAAATACGCTGCTATGTTGCGCACGACTTGGGAGATGTTGCAAGACAGTGCTTTTGACTTGCAAACCTTTATGCGCGATGTTCTTGCGGAAATGTTTGGGCGTAAGTTAGCGGTTGATTTTACAAGTGGGAACGGCACTTCAGAACCTCAAGGATTCATTACTGGCGCAACTACTGGGCATACACTACCTGTTAACAATGCTATCACGCGCCAAGATATTTTAAGTTTGATACATTCTTTAGACCCTGCATACCGCCGTTCTCCGAGCTGTGCTTTAATGTTATCAGACAGCTTATTGCGTAGCATAAAAGCGTTGCAAATAGGTTCTAATGACGCGAGCCCGCTATGGCAACCTTCTATGCGCGACGGAGAACCGGACCGCATTGATGGTATTCCATATTATGTAAATCAAGCAATGGACGGTCTTGGTGCGGCTGATAAAACTGTTATGGCTATTGGTGATTGGAGCCGTTTCGCAATTCGTTCTGTTAAAGAAATGACTTATCAGCCTCTTAATGAATTATATGCCGCGAATGGGCAGGTAGCGATTGTTGCTCATGCTCGTTTTGACAGTCGTGTGTTAGACAATCAAGCAATTAAACTTTTAAAAACGCCGGTATAATGAAGGTTAAAATGCTAACGAGCGTAGCAGGCACCGATTTCACTTTGGCTTCAGGGTCTATTGTGGAATTATCGCAAGAATTTGCCTATGCTTTAATTAAAGCAAATTATGCCGTGCCTGTTGATTTAAACGACGACGCTGTTGGCGAAAATGTTGATTATGAAAAAAGGCCTATAAAAAGAAAGTATGAACGACGCCAGTCTTGATTTTGGGCCTGCAGTTGTTCCATTCAACCGTGTTGTCGTTGGTGATGACGTGGCTGTTTCTTTTCAGATTGTAAACGCCGATGGAACGCCGTACAATTTAAGCTCTGCTACGTTCACTGCTGAAATTTCAAGGCTTGATGGAAGTATAGTTGGCTCTTTTTCGATTGGCAATGGAATAAGTGTGTCTGGAAACGTGGTCGAATGGTTAATTCCGTCTTCTTTGACTGCGCAGCTAAATTATTGTAGTTCATATAGATATGAGCTTGTGATGATAAATTCTGGCAAAAAAAGAACGTTGCTTGATGGCCCTTTCAGGGTTTTTAAGGATTGATTATGCAGCCTATTCAGATTTTACAGCCTAATTTAAAAATCTATTTGTCCGCGCATCCGTTTGTTTCTGGTAGTGCCGGAAATAGTTTATCTGCTTTTTATGAGGCTGGTGAAGTTATTAATGCTGGTCGGGCTGTGGTTGCTGAAAACGGGAAGGTCTATAAATTTGACCCTGCTAATTATTTGCATATGCGTGGGATTGTGGGGTTCACGAAAACGTCTGCTCTCACCGGCGCTATGGTGGAAGTGGTTTTTGCAGGCTATTTTGAGGACGATGGCATTGCGCTTTCCCCAGATGCGCCGGTTTTTGCAGGCACAAATGGAGTTTTATCCAGCACTCCGCCAGCTTCAGGTATTATAGCGTGTGTAGGTACATCTGTTTCTACAAAGAAATTTTTAATTAGTTTTAAAAATCTAATTTTTAGTTGATATGAAATATGTAAAAGTAAATGGTGGGCAATTAGTAGAAGAAATTGCTATTCATCAAAGCTCTGGTTCTAGTGATGGCAACAAAATTGTTAGAACAAGGAGCGATGGCTTTTTAGACCCTACTTTTTTCCCACCAGGAATTGGTCCACAAAGCATCGTTGTTGTTGCAGGTGAATCTTTGTCCGCTGGCAATCTTGTTTACATTGGCTCAGATGGTAAGGCGTATAAAGCAGATGCTTCAGGTGCAAATCAAAGTAAAATTGCAATTGGTTTTGTTACCAGTTCTTTTGCTGCCAATGATGATGCTACTGTTTATACTGAAGGAGTGATTTCTGGCCTTTCTGGCCTTACGCCTGGCGGCAGATATTTTTTGACCGCCACGCCTGGAACATTTTCTTCTACTGCCCCGACTACAGCAGGGCATGCTTGGCAACCAGTCGGTTACGCTATAAATGCGACTACATTTTTATTCCGTCCAGACAGTCCGGTAACTTTGTCGTAACATGGCAGAGAGAAAACCATTAGTTATCGGGAATAATGTTATCGAAGAGCTAAGCGCTTTAGATACTATTCCGCAGGAGAATGTTCCTTCCGGCATTCCGCCTGCTAAAATTTCTCAATCTGGTGCTACGACTGGCCAGGTTTTAAAGTGGAACGGTACTGTTTGGGAACCTGCTAATGATGAAATAGGCGGTATAAGCGATGGTGATAAAGGAGATATAACGGTATCGAATAATGGAAGTACTTGGACTATAGATCCAGGAGCAGTAACTAATTCTAAATTACGCAATAGTGCTGGATTGTCTGTTATTGGTCGTTCTGTGAACACTACTGGACCTGTTTCCGACATTACCGCTGTTACTGACGGCCATGTTTTGCGTCGGTCTGGGACGACACTCGGTTTTGGGCAGGTAGCTACGACTGGTATCGTTGACGGTGCTGTAACTGATGCTAAGCTTCGTAGCAGTGCTGGATTGTCTGTTATTGGTCGTTCTGTGAACACTACTGGGACTGTTTCTGACATTACCGCTGGGACGGATGGTCATGTATTGCGTCGTTCAGGGACTACACTTGGTTTTGGTCAAGTTTCGACTGCTGGGATTGCTGATGGTGCTGTTACTGGCGATAAGATTGCGCAATCTGGTGCTACTACTGGTCAAGTTTTAAAGTGGGATGGCACTACGTGGGCACCAGCAAACGACGAAACTGGCAGCGTAAGTGATGGAGATAAAGGCGACATAACTGTTTCAAACAGTGGTAATACGTGGACTATAGACGCTGGTGCAGTAACAGATACCAAGCTTCGTAATAGCGCTGGGTTGTCTGTTATTGGCCGTGCTGCTGATACTGCTGGAGTTGTAGCGGACATTACCGCTGCTACTGATGGTCATGTATTGCGTCGTTCAGGGACT
It encodes:
- a CDS encoding DEAD/DEAH box helicase is translated as MKLSYQRGSVASRYKNEIISFKEIENITKSPEHSAKIQQIWNAILKAEKKEKISALKNTLGWFIPAGICDYGHSDNALQNYTGIVTLDWDGNKENPEIAKKTKEIVEKIVKKIDFHKQNGKFQYVLAVAISPSKCGFKIFIATSNEDKKNHAETARYAAESFIKECRECKIEIDKSIKLDACSKTLSMVHYIPAQIWLYEFAPLDIEYQTTHSKNTQKVHYTPKTFEPPTYQEISELPQSYINAHKRLLENKHGEKIEGYSEYLRYLTAYISLFGKTAGPKLAWQLLSQSEHFNASKFRRLYEQKIKSIQTVKTTGEWLLRLSEKYKTTKYQIPQNMFLADFLKAKNMLNIETLANKAIICPTGCGKTWAIAELAKNNKIVFIAPTRALAAQAAADAKGVVWYGGNKGINILADALRNNFISTTYHSLPDLVTQNHEITERILVIDEVHNIAAAAAPDFMLNTIEKLVACVNLFKNIITLTATPCKNQIEDERNLDILEFEQPKNKIKANAIKVTGKASLTEIACTIAMDAVKNGETVIIYLKNKSKKLRKTKAILEKNKINATFLNADTKETEDFTLLINEGKIKNSCVVATSVIKEGVSIRNVERVRYILVGGCGLIEFKQLIARVRGNAEITADILYKKSNDQKSQEKTTDYLAFMRNVTNDFIAKLNAATACTSDAQILKNIAPTCAHFSTAKNAWQINETLLYYSAFQKESIFYTQNIKALSEATQDLAEWNFSEKNQDKIKDEKIEEIETKIEEKEQNEYIEGLKQCISDRAILRMRFKGGGFALAARIVSVISLALGGATCVAREIAIGLLKEVGNISKAKTLARQIRFWQAMWCGIETAAKDAINHLAALEGTQSLPEVISVCKEIFSTRLKIELDDAQAKKLIKTIFDVEYTHGGKRQTVRLRGAWRKLEGFKAEIIACADEELQFEQELAVLLRA
- a CDS encoding phage terminase small subunit P27 family, producing the protein MRGRPKKFRSPEEAGDVKSPAPLKSKPLRVTLPTPPDILSDAGKEEWYRIVSKLSDEGVLSSADLGLLTIACLAFEAVLQSVETFRKDGLFYVTLDSKGNVKAKLPHPTLQTFFKAADTYRQSALLFGLSTFGRARIGLDINFEDGDEGDISDVKI
- a CDS encoding terminase TerL endonuclease subunit yields the protein MKKALKYLNAVLKGDVVVCEWIKKVVLRHFSDIERTKDPKYPYLFLESKAEKAIDLFERQRLALGASSGKPFVLMDWQAAIVSLLFGWREKETGLRRFKKVYIKVARGNAKTEFLAGIGNMMFLFEGAQDPQVFWAATKRDQAKIGFMRQRRMLELLVNDYPALKKRVKFTASKILERGGMGFVMALGKDSRTEDGFSPYCALIDEFHAHPSTEMLNVLESGMVKHACPLVCIITTAGFNPDSPCARFEEMCKRVLDGHVDIPFLLPFIYDLDAGDDWRDKNVWIKANPSLGHTLTIEALNVEFMKALSEGVVKQEDFKRKNLNVWISSYSSWLPDDVFWASAKPFDENELIGRVCFGGLDLSRSRDLTALVLLFPPINDEKEFKVITRFWCPRENARFREKNDGIPYLQWAEEGWIRLTEGDVIDTDFIYNEIFELYNKFKIHSIAFDRWRAIQMVTKLNDEIGPVPHTQTGNFMEPFSQTTTHFHVPMTELEKVVLSGQLNHGKNPVLRWMSRNVSLYVDGNGNMKIDRKKSSDKVDGMVALSMAFGQYITYAGLAKDYYSPDVDVFVL
- a CDS encoding phage portal protein, which codes for MRINGVVGNLFSKLFARKEERQQPGFPFLFSPFAQIAQTGFSVSPETLLTIPAVYACVNLISGTIASMPLYCYKKNKDGNVEIADNIETDIISNSVHPNYTPFSWRRATLFHVLITGNSYSLINRDANGNLKNLQLLAPHKVVPFLYNGDVKYEVYISNDGISEKRQIFSAYDILHFCGLSEDGIVGKSPITALRESAGLYLSNIQYTASVHKNGGRLRGYLKHPDKLTAEQVQAIRENFVRAYDGGFPLLENGVTFEKVALTPADLDFINTARLTIEEIARLYSVPLHMVGIMTQATFSNMEQQSLDFLRNTLLPWIKMIEAELNKKLLTPIQRRHLFFRHNFDGILRADYETRMKGYQIAIQNGIMSPDEVRALENMNPIPNDAGNVYFMPVNTVVLGQQPAKPNAVNPEIVNSAESEQ
- a CDS encoding HK97 family phage prohead protease, whose translation is MSNRVIEYRAFSSALTKNAEAKKIGGYAALYSVRSSYIGFYEVIEPGAFDNAISKSDIRCLFNHDPNLILGRTGAGTLAVSVDNKGLYYEVVLPDTSVGENVYNAVSRGDVTQSSFGFIVGKDRWYEEIVDGKKAILRSIITIEELFDVSPVTYPAYHETSVNTRAAEINKFIIHSENHLETDRLRIRKDYLKKIQRYV
- a CDS encoding phage major capsid protein, translating into MTDTVISLRQQRAKILEDMREALSANNVEAFDALSKKEDEIASLIQRHEHVERLANEQAAKWVEENSRGGKNLSHGEQMDFWRALRTHLLYGDNALTPEMRAVLTGSEVRTISTTPSTAGGYLIAPDFMAEIVMRMKDYTPMFSVCRIVSTNTGTDMPVPTFDGTSLLASIVAESGAIGITTLQFNQVIFKAYKYAAMLRTTWEMLQDSAFDLQTFMRDVLAEMFGRKLAVDFTSGNGTSEPQGFITGATTGHTLPVNNAITRQDILSLIHSLDPAYRRSPSCALMLSDSLLRSIKALQIGSNDASPLWQPSMRDGEPDRIDGIPYYVNQAMDGLGAADKTVMAIGDWSRFAIRSVKEMTYQPLNELYAANGQVAIVAHARFDSRVLDNQAIKLLKTPV